The genomic window GCCGTCACCGGCCTGCCCGCGGGCGCCGCCTGCACCTTCGACCATCCCAGCTTCGCCGTCACCGGCACCCCCGTGGTCGTCACCGCCACCTTCACGACCACCCCCAGGCTCCAGATCATCGGCAGCGTCCGGGACCACCTGCCCCTGGGCGGCGTGGGCGCGGGCGCCCTGCTCCTGGGCGGCCTCTTCGCGGTGCCTTCCCGGCGCCGCAAGCGGGCGGGGCTCGTCCTGTCGACCCTGGCGCTGCTCCTCGTGGGCGGCCTGACGGCCTGCGGCGGCGGCACCAGCTCCGCCAAGGGCATCACCACCGGCACGTCCGGCACCCCCGCGGGCTCCTACGCCGTCACGATCACCGCCAGCTCCCAGGGCGCGGTCCAGGCGACGTCCACCTTCACCCTGACCGTCAACTGAGCGAGGCACGCATGCATCGGGAATTCCTGCACCGACTCTTCACCGCGGCCGCCCTGCTCTGCGCCCTGCCGGCCCTGGCCCAGGCCCCCGCGCCGGAAGCGACGCTCGGCTACTCCGCCTTCCACGAGCGTCCTTCCTCGGGCCTCGACCAGCGGCTCAACGGTTTCTCCCTGGGCTTCCGGCACAGCTTCGACCGCACCTGGAGCCTGGAGGCGGCCTTCAACCGCCAGACCGGCACCGAAGGCGGCTCCGTGAGCATGCGCCAGCTGGGCCTCATGGCCGGGCCGCGCTACTCCCGCACCCTCGCCCCCCGTTGGCAGGCCTTCGCCCACGTCCTGGCCGGCTTCCAGCAACTGTCGGCCTGGGAGGGCGCCGCCTCCGACAAGAAGAACTCCCTGGCCCTCGCGCCGGGCGCGGGGGTGGACTTCGCCCTCAACCGCAACGTCTCGCTGCGGGCCCAGGAGGAGTTCGTGTTCACGCGGTTCGCGGGCAAGGGGCAGAACAACGTGGCCTTCTACCTGGGCGTGGTCCTCCGGAAATAGCTGAACGTCAACCGGGCAAGGCCCCCCGCCCGGGGGGCCTTGCCTATTTCAGGGCCTCGGCGAGCGCCCCGGCCTCCATGCCCACGATGAGGTCCCGCTCGCCGCCGGGCAGGTCCATGACGGCCCTCACGCCTGCGGCCTCCAGGGCTTTGGGGTCCAGGTCCGGGTCAGCCAGGCGCACCCGCAGGCGCGTTGCCGCCACCGGGTCCAGGGCGAGGATGTTCCCGGGGCCCTTGAGGGCCTCCAGGAGCCGCAGGGCCCGGCCTTCGGGGCGGGCGCCGCCCCTGAGGTGCAGCTCCATGTCGGTCTTCAGGTTCTCCGACAGGGGCCCGAAGATGGCCTGGACGCTCTTGCCCACGTGCACCACGCCCGAGGCGCCCAGGGCCTTGAGGGCGGCGTCGTCCACCCGGGCCGCGTCGCGCACCGCCACCCGCAGGCGGGTGATGCAGGCGTCGAGGCTGGCGATGTTCTCCCGCCCCCCGAAGGCCGCCACCAGGTCCCCGGCGCGCCCGCCGGCGCCGAGGCCGGCCCGGGCAGGGGCCGCCTCGTCCTCCCGGCCCGGCGTCCGGAGGTCGAAGCGCAGGATCACCCAGCGGAAGATCCCGTAGTAGGCCAGGCCGTACGCGGGGCCGAGCAGGAGCACCAGCCACCAGTTCTGGGCGAAACGGCCCAGCGCGTTGAACATGAGGAAGTCGATGCCGCCCTGGGAGAAGGTGAAGCCCATGTGCATGCCCAGGGTGTTGGCCACGAACTGGGTGGAGGCCGCCAGCACGGCGTGGACCAGGTACAGCGCCGGCGCCACGAACATGAAGGCGAACTCGATGGGTTCGGTGATGCCCGTGAGGAACGAGGTGAGCGCGGCCGACACCATGATGCCGCCCACCTTCACGCGGTTCTCGGGCCGGGCCGTGTGCCAGATGGCGATGGCCGCCCCGGGCAGGCCGAACATCTTGAAGAGGAAGGCGCCGGAAAGGATCCCGGCGGTGGGGTCGCCCGCGAAGAAGCGGTTGATGTCCCCGCTCACGGCCTTGCCCGCGGCGTCGGTGTAGGATCCCATCTCGAAGAAGAAGGGCACGTTCCAGATGTGGTGGAGGCCGAAGGGCAGCAGCAGCCGCTCCACGAGGCCATAGAGGGTGGCGGCGGTGCGGGGGCTGCCCACGGCGGCCCAGTGGGAGAGGCCGTTGATCCCGCCCTGCACCGGCGGCCAGATGACGGAGAGCAGGACGCCCAGGAGGATCGCCCCCAGGGCGGTGATGATGGGCACGAAGCGCTTGCCGCCGAAGAACCCCAGGTAGTCCGGCAGCGAGATGCGATAGAAGCGGTTGAACATGAAGGCCGCGAGGCCCCCCGCAAGGATGCCGCCGAAGACGCCGGTCTGCATGGAGGGGATGCCCATGACGGTCTTCGGGGGCACGTGGAAGAGGCCGGCCATGACGCCCAGGGTGGCCGTCATCACCAGGAAGCCGATGGCCGCGGCGACGGCGGAGACGCCGTCGTTGTCCGTGAAGCCCAGCGCCACGCCGATGGCGAAGATGAGCGGCAGGCTGCCGAAGATGACGTCGCCCGACTCCTTCATGATGATGGAGGCCGGGGCGGGGATGAAGGAGAAGTGGGCCGCGCCGATGCCCAGGAGCAGCCCCGCCACGGGCAGCACGGCAACGGGGAG from Geothrix sp. 21YS21S-2 includes these protein-coding regions:
- a CDS encoding outer membrane protein — protein: MHREFLHRLFTAAALLCALPALAQAPAPEATLGYSAFHERPSSGLDQRLNGFSLGFRHSFDRTWSLEAAFNRQTGTEGGSVSMRQLGLMAGPRYSRTLAPRWQAFAHVLAGFQQLSAWEGAASDKKNSLALAPGAGVDFALNRNVSLRAQEEFVFTRFAGKGQNNVAFYLGVVLRK
- the ptsG gene encoding PTS glucose transporter subunit IIBC — encoded protein: MNLNPFGFLQKVGKALMLPVAVLPVAGLLLGIGAAHFSFIPAPASIIMKESGDVIFGSLPLIFAIGVALGFTDNDGVSAVAAAIGFLVMTATLGVMAGLFHVPPKTVMGIPSMQTGVFGGILAGGLAAFMFNRFYRISLPDYLGFFGGKRFVPIITALGAILLGVLLSVIWPPVQGGINGLSHWAAVGSPRTAATLYGLVERLLLPFGLHHIWNVPFFFEMGSYTDAAGKAVSGDINRFFAGDPTAGILSGAFLFKMFGLPGAAIAIWHTARPENRVKVGGIMVSAALTSFLTGITEPIEFAFMFVAPALYLVHAVLAASTQFVANTLGMHMGFTFSQGGIDFLMFNALGRFAQNWWLVLLLGPAYGLAYYGIFRWVILRFDLRTPGREDEAAPARAGLGAGGRAGDLVAAFGGRENIASLDACITRLRVAVRDAARVDDAALKALGASGVVHVGKSVQAIFGPLSENLKTDMELHLRGGARPEGRALRLLEALKGPGNILALDPVAATRLRVRLADPDLDPKALEAAGVRAVMDLPGGERDLIVGMEAGALAEALK